A window of Macrotis lagotis isolate mMagLag1 chromosome X, bilby.v1.9.chrom.fasta, whole genome shotgun sequence contains these coding sequences:
- the LOC141499854 gene encoding ras-like protein family member 11A-like — protein sequence MWHFSTSAIAPYSTNFLLVPIPECPGPVCPPPGKTIKIVVLGASSVGKTALVVRFLTKRFIGDYEANTGSLYSRQFTLDGEEISLQVQDTPYVALEENSEVIVCQEQVNRSIYWADGFVCVYSITDHASYRIIRPLYQHIRKIHPNANIPLLLLGNKGDLLRARQVSSDEGEQLAGELGGSYSEVSARENFDSVNDAFQQLCQLVGRIGGSGSGPSVGPSASANANANPNAGACSSVCVEKRRGIHLARPKSPNMQDLKRRLKQALSSKSRSATAPAPANSI from the exons ATGTGGCACTTCTCCACCTCGGCCATAGCGCCCTACTCCACCAACTTTCTCCTGGTGCCCATCCCCGAGTGCCCCGGGCCCGTCTGCCCGCCCCCCGGCAAGACCATCAAGATCGTGGTGCTGGGGGCCAGCAGCGTCGGCAAGACTG CCCTGGTGGTCCGTTTCCTCACCAAGAGATTTATTGGCGACTATGAGGCCAACACTG GTTCCTTGTATTCTCGCCAGTTCACCCTGGATGGGGAAGAAATCTCTCTCCAGGTTCAGGACACCCCCTATGTGGCCCTGGAG GAGAATAGCGAGGTCATCGTTTGCCAGGAGCAGGTGAACCGCTCCATCTATTGGGCGGATGGTTTCGTGTGCGTCTACTCCATCACCGATCATGCTAGCTACCGCATCATCCGGCCCCTCTACCAGCACATCCGCAAGATTCACCCCAATGCCAACATCCCCCTGCTGCTGTTGGGCAACAAGGGTGACCTGCTTAGGGCCCGCCAAGTGTCCTCGGATGAGGGGGAGCAGCTGgctggggagctaggtggcagctaCTCAGAGGTGTCTGCCCGGGAGAATTTCGACAGCGTGAACGATGCTTTCCAGCAGCTGTGCCAGCTGGTGGGCCGCATTGGGGGTAGTGGCAGTGGCCCCAGTGTTGGCCCTAGTGCCAGTGCCAATGCCAATGCCAACCCCAATGCTGGTGCCTGCAGCAGTGTCTGTGTGGAAAAGCGCAGGGGCATCCACCTGGCCCGCCCCAAGTCCCCCAACATGCAGGACCTGAAGCGGCGCCTGAAGCAGGCCCTCTCCTCCAAGAGCAGGTCCGCTACTGCCCCAGCCCCAGCCAACAGCATCTGA